Within Patescibacteria group bacterium, the genomic segment ATATGGAAGCCATTGGTTCGACAAAGAGTGGGACGGGAGCCACACTGGTCGAATTTCTACGACGAGGAGAAGAGGTACGGCAAGCAAAAGATGTACCGCAACTTGCACCACTTATCCAAGATGTTGTGGTACTCTCCAACAAACTGGCAAGGGATGGGGTTGTGGTCGTTGAGGATGGCCAGGGATTTTGGCTGTCCTCGCGCTATGGAGAATATCCTAATGTGACCTCCAAGAACTGTACAACTGGGGCCATGATCGATGCCATAGGTCTGGGTTGGAGGTTAATCGGGGAAGTTTGGCTTATGGTGAAATCAAAACCCACGAGAGAGGGGAAGGGTGGTATGGGAAAATGCAGAGAGCTTACACTAAAAGAGATGAGACGGAGGGGGTTAGTGGAAGCCAGTTCGATTGGGGGTGTTCCCAGAAGGAAAGTTGATGGGATCGACTTCGACCTGCTGAAATACGCAGTTATGGTCAATGCACCGACTCACATTGCGTTGACCTTCGCAGAGCACCACGACCCCGAAGTTTCTGGGGTTACGAGTGCCGATAA encodes:
- a CDS encoding adenylosuccinate synthetase, with product MNTGAVLVGDAFWGDSGKGKGAAWLALMYSAQIVLRGGGGPNAEHGIFVGEHYVRTNQLPLSWILAGCPIAIGSGTAVDPVKLLSEMERFGLGSDRVHIDPRCPIVESRHIAQEVADADMEAIGSTKSGTGATLVEFLRRGEEVRQAKDVPQLAPLIQDVVVLSNKLARDGVVVVEDGQGFWLSSRYGEYPNVTSKNCTTGAMIDAIGLGWRLIGEVWLMVKSKPTREGKGGMGKCRELTLKEMRRRGLVEASSIGGVPRRKVDGIDFDLLKYAVMVNAPTHIALTFAEHHDPEVSGVTSADKLTPKTRELIARVERETGVPVGMVDTGKQFNHVVSIPPTMPIPELDEKTLARLASYVGR